CGCTTATGGCCTTGTCCGACTTTGTAACGCCGGGGTACACCGGGATGCCACCAAGGAAGACGCAGCACAGAGAGCCGACAAAGCCGCAGAAGAGGAACAGGGTCCGCATCGAGAACCTCCTCGAGAGCGGGATCACGCAGAACGTTGCGAGCATGTTCCATGCCATGACGATGATGTTGCCAACCAGAGGTTGCAGCCCAAGGTTTGACATGATGGTCGGGGCGAAGTTCATATTGGCGTTGATGCCGGTCAGCTGCGTCACACACCCCATGGCCACACCGTTCAGGATGGGCCCGATCATCTGCGTCATGGTGtactcctctgccgccttccTGGAAGCATCTTCACTGTTTTCCCCCTCGTAGTCACCCCTCCTGCTCTTGCTGTAACCGTCCTTGGTGATGAGTGGCAGGAACACCACAAAAATAGAGAGGAGCGTGGAAACAGAGACGAGGCCTTGCATGCGGCCCATGGTATTAGCATTGCTGGCCGCATCGTACTGGATCGTGTTGCCAAGAACCAGACCGAAGAACGACGTAACAAAAATGCCGGTCGAGACCGAAACCTGGAACAGCGTGCCGAGCGTCTTGGCATGATTTGCAGGAGCAAACTTGTCCGTGTAGTGCGAGGACGTGATGGACTGCCAACCCAAGGGAAAGCCAAGCACGATACGCGCAACGAACAACACCCAGTAGTGGAACAGCCCCGTTGCCACGTGCGTCAGAACATTACCGATCACGCTAAGAAGCCCAATGAACAAGAAGCTCTTGCAGTAGTCGAGACGCTTTGTCAGGTACCCGCCCATCAGCGCGCCCATCGTGGATCCGATCACCAACGACCCAGCGAAAACGCCGCTCTGAATCGAGGAATAGCCCACCTGGTTGCCGCAGGTGTTGGCAGAGTAGCTCCACTTGCATGCAGAGTCTGACAAGCAGcccgcctcgtcgctgtACTTCAGGAAGCACGTCGTCCTGTCCGCCCACCCGCACACCTCGCCGTACGTTGTATTGCTCACATACGTCGACGCGTTGAACCACCGGCACTTCGCTGCTGTCAGCGTCTCGCACGACTTTTTAGCGTTGTACAGCTGGCAGTTGGAGGCATACCCGTACATCGTGGAGTACGGACCAACAAATCCGAGGTTGTAACCATAGAGCAACGGTGTGAGAATAATGGGAGTCGCGACGATCAGGTTCTTCATCGAGAAAAACGGCGTGTTCGACAGTGGCTGCGGAgagtcctcctcctcgtcttcgtcgaGAGATGTCGGCAACTCCGGCGCCGAAGAGCGCTTCTTTAGCGTCATTGAGGGTgaatcagcagcagccgataTCAGCGGTAAGTCAGCATTGGCCTGTGTGATCGATTTGCCATTTGAGAGCTGTTCCTTTGGGGACATGTTCGTGGAAATCATTGACGTCAAGGCAGATGCCGCTGGCACCTGGCCCCTCACTTCCAAGGAATGAAAAGGCTCGCGAgtgccctcttcctccttaTCGTTCGGTGAGCCCATGATTGCAGAATCTGAAATCCGAATTCGGGGGTGTGGGATGGCACAGGAAGTAGATAAatgcggctgcttcgctgtCTTCCAATCTTGCGCAATTCCAacgaaagaagagagagagagagatgcaccGCCTCGAGCTCAGCAGAAGCGTTGGCCAAACAAgaccagcgcacgcgcgtgctaACAGGAGCGTCACAAGTAAAAGCGGACGGCAGCGCTCACATAACAACCAACTTCATACCATTTCAACCTTCCTTCACGTGCTGCCTGGAAACTGGAGAACCTCCCTGCTCCAGATCCATTTTTCTTACCAAACTGTCGGGCACGCCGTCACATCCTCATCATGTGCTCGTCTCTCAGCGATCCTCTATTTCAGATGTTCTCGTTTCAGGCCCAGCAGAAATCCTTAGCATATTTCTACGGCAGCACACTGTACGGCACTCACGTGACCTTTTAATGTACCCTCCTATCTTAAATAAGCCGTCAATGTATCTCGGACGGTTTTTTATTTTACCTAAAAACCAGCTCTAACGGTTACAGCTTCCTTCAAAAACACCCAACGGCCATCAGCTGGTAGTGCATGTTATCCTTGTATCCGCACAGTGCGCAGCGgtccaccgccacgcacacgtcaGAGTGAGTATTGATGTGTCTgc
This genomic stretch from Leishmania infantum JPCM5 genome chromosome 33 harbors:
- a CDS encoding putative glucose transporter/membrane transporter D2; this translates as MISTNMSPKEQLSNGKSITQANADLPLISAAADSPSMTLKKRSSAPELPTSLDEDEEEDSPQPLSNTPFFSMKNLIVATPIILTPLLYGYNLGFVGPYSTMYGYASNCQLYNAKKSCETLTAAKCRWFNASTYVSNTTYGEVCGWADRTTCFLKYSDEAGCLSDSACKWSYSANTCGNQVGYSSIQSGVFAGSLVIGSTMGALMGGYLTKRLDYCKSFLFIGLLSVIGNVLTHVATGLFHYWVLFVARIVLGFPLGWQSITSSHYTDKFAPANHAKTLGTLFQVSVSTGIFVTSFFGLVLGNTIQYDAASNANTMGRMQGLVSVSTLLSIFVVFLPLITKDGYSKSRRGDYEGENSEDASRKAAEEYTMTQMIGPILNGVAMGCVTQLTGINANMNFAPTIMSNLGLQPLVGNIIVMAWNMLATFCVIPLSRRFSMRTLFLFCGFVGSLCCVFLGGIPVYPGVTKSDKAISGIAITGIAIFIALYEMGVGPCFYVLAVDVFPESFRPIGSSITVGVMFIFNLIINICYPIATEGISGGPSGNPNKGQAVAFIFFGCIGVVACVIEYFFLQPWVEPEAKMTDDLDGAAVPEGKHD